Proteins encoded in a region of the Loxodonta africana isolate mLoxAfr1 chromosome 22, mLoxAfr1.hap2, whole genome shotgun sequence genome:
- the LOC135228487 gene encoding uncharacterized protein LOC135228487, whose protein sequence is MPPPGLTGRARSAFSEEGALLRFYGSTADHVENNNSLVRSQRQLVLLRAPSLAAGFPDRASPAPLLGQRCTRDEARGRGAAERRPAPREGSAKGNGVEHPRLRERERRGAPHLDTNSAVLEGGPTTRSLAALSQKYATDTGALAGPRGPRPARKARFNLSQLTQGTPSRGRLEQCGALGHLRGGSPPNPKRLKDGRRPSAVRPGSCYTSGDLAATSGMGDDPDIS, encoded by the coding sequence atgCCGCCGCCTGGGCTCACTGGGCGTGCGCGCAGCGCTTTTAGCGAAGAGGGCGCCCTGCTCCGTTTTTATGGCTCCACGGCGGACCACGTTGAGAACAACAACAGCCTGGTCCGGAGCCAGCGCCAACTTGTGCTTCTTAGAGCCCCTTCCCTGGCCGCTGGCTTCCCGGACCGCGCCTCCCCGGCGCCGCTGCTTGGGCAGCGATGCACCCGGGACGAAGCCCGAGGTCGCGGCGCAGCAGAGAGGCGGCCTGCGCCCAGGGAGGGCTCGGCAAAGGGGAATGGAGTGGAGCACCCTAGGCTGCGGGAGCGCGAGAGGAGGGGGGCACCCCATTTGGATACGAATAGCGCGGTCCTGGAGGGAGGTCCCACGACCCGGAGCTTAGCTGCCCTTAGCCAAAAGTACGCCACAGACACCGGAGCCCTGGCCGGGCCCAGGGGGCCCAGGCCTGCTCGCAAGGCGAGGTTTAATTTGTCCCAACTAACACAGGGCACGCCCTCACGTGGTCGGCTGGAGCAATGTGGTGCTCTAGGACATCTCCGAGGGGGGTCTCCGCCCAATCCAAAGAGGCTAAAGGATGGGAGGCGCCCTTCAGCGGTGCGCCCGGGGTCTTGTTATACCTCTGGAGACCTGGCCGCAACATCAGGGATGGGGGACGACCCCGATATTTCCTAG
- the LOC135228488 gene encoding histone H1.10, translated as MSVELEEALPLTPAEGTTKKTAKAGGSAALSPSKKRKNSKKKNQPGKYSQLVVETIRRLGERNGSSLAKIYTEAKKVPWFDQQNGRTYLKYSIKALVQNDTLLQVKGTGANGSFKLNRKKLEGGGERRGASAPAPAPAAAAHKAKKAAPGAAGSRRADKKPVKSKKPEKRSHKKDPGGGAATASKKDKGSKAKKAVAAGGKKVKKAAKPSVPKVPKGRK; from the coding sequence ATGTCTGTGGAGCTTGAGGAGGCCCTGCCACTGACGCCCGCCGAGGGGACGACCAAGAAAACGGCCAAGGCTGGCGGTTCGGCGGCGCTGTCTCCATCCAAGAAAAGGAAGAACAGCAAGAAGAAGAACCAGCCGGGCAAGTACAGCCAACTGGTGGTGGAGACCATCCGCAGGCTGGGCGAGCGCAACGGCTCGTCACTAGCAAAAATCTACACCGAGGCCAAGAAGGTGCCTTGGTTCGACCAGCAGAACGGGCGCACCTACCTCAAGTACTCCATTAAGGCGCTGGTGCAGAACGACACGCTCCTGCAGGTGAAGGGGACCGGCGCCAACGGCTCCTTCAAGCTCAACCGCAAAAAGCTGGAGGGCGGCGGGGAGCGGCGCGGGGCCTCCGCGCCCGCCCCCGCTCCCGCGGCCGCTGCGCACAAGGCCAAGAAGGCGGCCCCCGGCGCGGCTGGCTCCCGGCGCGCGGATAAGAAACCCGTGAAGAGCAAGAAGCCCGAGAAGCGTTCGCACAAGAAGGACCCGGGCGGCGGTGCCGCCACCGCCTCCAAGAAGGACAAAGGCAGCAAGGCCAAGAAGGCGGTGGCCGCTGGGGGCAAGAAGGTGAAGAAGGCGGCGAAGCCCAGCGTCCCCAAAGTACCCAAGGGCCGCAAGTGA